One Desulforhopalus sp. DNA segment encodes these proteins:
- a CDS encoding DUF1837 domain-containing protein, whose translation MPWTSEHTKWLIDTGERLKTADGKEVEVWEFRHEKDEAVLSAWAKHFRNHYCLDAEIDFLRGKQTRKDYLNTLKFPCCSTKLGPGIRAGDFGEILVADYLQWLLGFWVPRVRWGAKVIRDESPKGSDVIGFRFHKKDCSSSPKDVLIVFEAKTKFSGSGKNRLQDAINDSAKDHLRIGESLHFIKQKLFDKGNRKQAELIDRFQNPVDVPYKESFGAAAIISDEHFDTNAIVSSNCGKIPKAPKSKEHIPHPNGDCLVLLVIKGPGMMDLVHELYRRAADEA comes from the coding sequence ATGCCTTGGACTTCGGAACACACTAAATGGCTCATCGACACCGGCGAACGACTGAAGACTGCCGACGGCAAGGAAGTCGAAGTCTGGGAGTTCCGTCATGAGAAAGACGAGGCAGTGCTCTCCGCATGGGCGAAACACTTCCGGAATCATTATTGCCTGGATGCTGAAATCGATTTCCTGCGGGGAAAGCAAACTCGTAAAGACTATCTCAATACACTTAAATTCCCTTGCTGTTCTACGAAGCTTGGCCCGGGAATACGAGCCGGTGATTTTGGTGAAATTCTCGTTGCTGACTACCTCCAGTGGCTCCTCGGCTTCTGGGTTCCGAGGGTACGCTGGGGCGCCAAGGTCATTCGTGACGAGTCACCAAAAGGAAGCGATGTCATTGGATTTCGCTTCCACAAAAAGGACTGTTCGTCGTCTCCAAAGGATGTGTTGATTGTATTCGAGGCAAAAACTAAGTTCTCCGGTTCTGGAAAAAACCGGCTACAAGATGCCATTAATGATTCAGCAAAAGATCACCTCCGCATAGGTGAATCACTCCACTTCATTAAGCAAAAGCTGTTCGATAAAGGAAATAGAAAACAAGCTGAGCTAATTGATCGATTTCAGAATCCAGTAGACGTTCCTTACAAGGAGTCCTTTGGTGCCGCAGCAATCATCTCAGATGAACATTTCGATACGAATGCCATAGTATCTTCCAACTGCGGGAAGATTCCGAAGGCTCCAAAATCAAAGGAGCATATTCCTCACCCAAACGGAGACTGTCTGGTTCTCTTGGTTATCAAGGGACCCGGCATGATGGACCTTGTCCACGAGCTCTACAGGAGGGCTGCGGATGAGGCCTGA
- a CDS encoding DEAD/DEAH box helicase: MRPEKKSQLLLGVTRSKAKMLEYGVPEEHHIKITQDPAKLFTLSIGLLGDLAAAINREEPDPDSLAELKTNLLFSARFFDSYLQSKLNETLDPYLVLLGSASYYLCDLPGSASVLAKRIDGDCPDLDGDALEDLLLWLLQADLGTYFDGVEGPFGEFIDGISKWILQFFKNGNGEDNLLDLATKLRDAVYEFGTPRQLLFGDVIAAVLRKKLENSAWKALPSYSGLPRDKWLHALQKDSFIKELWPAQHLLGKADVLKGESAIVQMPTSAGKTKATELILRSAFLAERVSLAIIIAPFRALCHEIKNSLVEAFHNEPTKVDELSDALQTDFEIAELLGHQQILVVTPEKLLYVLRHAPELAAHIGLLVFDEGHQFDSGTRGITYELLLTSLRSMIPAGTQKVLISAVISNAEAVGEWLNGKSKTVDGQNLLPTHRSVAFASFIDLKGAAIRTGWMKYVNPESPEDLEYFVPQVIDKIKLERKKGESLTKPKYFPNPTEGREIAIFLGLKLVSKGAVAIFCGRKDTASGLCELAAERFSRKLPLAAPSDFSDQDEISRLIYLINTNLGSESPSAISARIGIFSHHGNTPHGIRLAVEHAMRLESIRFVICTSTLAQGVNLPIRYLIVTSVYQGLERIKVRDFHNLIGRAGRAGMHTEGSVLFADPVVFDKRKSRDDKWRWNQVKELLEPRNSEPCVSNLLSIFEPIKSDDEKYTITMEALDFAKAYISDPDEVGKLAADIAARHRSKKFSKDGVERQIAWRINLICAVESYLLSHWDEVENGLSEEDVIRLAEETLAFFLADDQKKEHIRELFQLLAGNISANITDPARRKIYGRTLYGIQDAQAIEGWVHTNADSLLSIVDETDALDLAWPLLTRNINSGVFTKFDKPEVLKEIAHGWISGKPFSDLLKIIRKRKAKMIWGTRRREFKIDHVVDVCEGTLAYDGALVVGAVCEFIETLDQDGTGDLINRLQLFQKRLKYGLPTETTIALYELGFSDRVIAQDLAASLNLAATQKKDLVKALKKDRDGARAVMEKYPIYFQERMNELLQ; encoded by the coding sequence ATGAGGCCTGAAAAGAAATCCCAACTCCTGCTCGGTGTTACCAGATCAAAAGCCAAGATGCTCGAGTACGGTGTTCCGGAAGAGCACCACATCAAAATCACTCAAGATCCGGCAAAGCTCTTCACCCTCTCGATAGGCCTGCTTGGTGACCTCGCCGCCGCCATCAACCGGGAGGAGCCAGATCCCGATTCTCTCGCAGAGCTGAAAACCAATCTGCTATTTTCCGCCCGCTTTTTCGACTCCTACCTCCAGTCAAAGCTGAACGAGACACTTGATCCCTACCTCGTGCTTCTGGGCTCCGCCTCCTATTACCTGTGCGATCTGCCTGGGAGCGCTTCGGTATTGGCGAAGCGCATCGATGGTGACTGTCCGGATCTGGATGGCGATGCTTTGGAAGACCTGTTGCTTTGGTTGCTGCAGGCCGATCTGGGCACCTATTTTGATGGAGTCGAGGGACCATTCGGCGAATTCATCGACGGGATTTCAAAGTGGATTCTCCAGTTTTTCAAGAATGGGAATGGTGAAGATAATCTTCTCGATTTGGCCACGAAGCTGAGGGACGCCGTCTATGAGTTCGGCACACCAAGGCAGCTTCTATTTGGTGATGTGATCGCGGCCGTTCTGAGGAAAAAGCTGGAGAATTCTGCCTGGAAGGCTTTGCCGTCATATTCCGGGTTGCCCCGCGACAAATGGCTCCATGCGCTGCAAAAGGATTCGTTCATCAAGGAACTCTGGCCTGCGCAACACCTTTTGGGTAAGGCGGATGTTCTCAAAGGTGAGTCTGCCATCGTTCAAATGCCCACCAGCGCTGGCAAAACGAAGGCAACTGAACTGATCCTTCGAAGCGCGTTTCTGGCCGAGCGCGTGTCACTGGCCATCATTATCGCCCCGTTCAGGGCGCTGTGCCATGAGATCAAGAACAGCCTTGTCGAGGCATTCCACAACGAACCCACCAAGGTGGATGAATTGTCCGATGCCCTACAGACCGACTTCGAGATTGCCGAACTCCTGGGGCACCAACAAATCCTGGTCGTAACCCCCGAAAAGCTGCTCTACGTCCTTCGGCACGCTCCGGAACTGGCTGCCCACATTGGCCTGCTGGTTTTTGATGAAGGCCACCAGTTCGACAGCGGCACCCGAGGCATCACATACGAGCTGCTCCTGACGTCGCTGCGCTCCATGATTCCCGCAGGAACTCAGAAGGTGCTGATCTCAGCGGTCATCAGCAACGCCGAGGCTGTTGGAGAATGGCTCAACGGGAAATCCAAAACTGTTGATGGACAAAATTTACTGCCAACACATCGCAGTGTTGCGTTTGCCAGCTTCATTGACCTGAAGGGGGCCGCAATTAGAACCGGATGGATGAAATATGTAAATCCTGAAAGTCCTGAAGATCTTGAATATTTTGTTCCACAAGTAATTGATAAGATTAAGCTCGAAAGGAAAAAAGGCGAGTCGCTAACCAAACCAAAATACTTCCCTAATCCCACGGAGGGGAGAGAAATAGCAATATTTCTTGGGCTGAAACTTGTTTCAAAAGGGGCAGTAGCGATCTTTTGTGGAAGAAAGGACACTGCATCTGGTCTTTGTGAGCTGGCTGCAGAACGCTTCTCGCGAAAGCTGCCTCTGGCTGCTCCTTCGGACTTTTCTGACCAGGACGAAATTTCAAGACTGATTTACCTTATCAACACGAATCTTGGATCAGAAAGTCCATCTGCAATTAGTGCTCGGATAGGCATTTTCTCCCATCATGGGAATACGCCTCATGGAATACGATTGGCAGTTGAACACGCGATGCGGCTTGAGAGCATTCGATTTGTCATATGCACGTCAACCCTGGCACAAGGGGTTAATCTTCCGATTAGGTATCTTATAGTAACCAGCGTTTACCAAGGACTAGAACGAATTAAAGTTCGTGACTTCCACAACCTTATAGGACGCGCTGGTCGTGCGGGGATGCATACCGAAGGCAGTGTATTATTTGCAGATCCTGTGGTATTCGACAAAAGGAAATCCCGCGATGATAAGTGGCGATGGAATCAAGTTAAAGAACTATTAGAACCTCGCAATTCCGAGCCCTGCGTAAGCAATCTCCTATCCATCTTCGAACCAATCAAGAGTGATGACGAGAAGTACACCATCACAATGGAGGCCCTGGATTTTGCCAAGGCCTATATCAGTGACCCTGATGAAGTTGGCAAACTGGCAGCCGACATAGCTGCTCGACACAGGAGCAAAAAATTCTCAAAGGACGGTGTCGAACGACAAATCGCCTGGAGAATCAATCTTATCTGCGCAGTTGAGAGTTACCTATTATCTCATTGGGATGAGGTAGAAAATGGTCTTTCGGAAGAAGATGTGATTCGACTGGCTGAAGAAACGCTTGCTTTCTTCCTGGCTGATGATCAGAAAAAGGAGCATATCCGCGAGTTGTTTCAGCTTCTCGCAGGGAACATCTCTGCAAACATCACTGATCCGGCTCGCCGTAAAATCTATGGCCGGACGCTTTACGGTATTCAAGATGCCCAAGCCATCGAGGGGTGGGTCCATACCAACGCCGACAGTCTGCTTTCGATTGTTGATGAAACGGACGCGCTCGATCTTGCCTGGCCATTGCTTACCCGGAATATCAACAGTGGCGTATTCACCAAGTTCGATAAGCCGGAGGTGCTAAAAGAAATCGCGCATGGGTGGATCAGTGGAAAGCCCTTCAGCGATCTCCTGAAAATCATCCGTAAGCGAAAAGCCAAGATGATATGGGGCACCCGTCGGAGAGAGTTCAAAATCGATCATGTCGTCGATGTCTGCGAAGGGACGCTCGCTTATGACGGAGCGCTCGTTGTAGGGGCTGTGTGTGAATTCATCGAAACCCTGGACCAAGATGGCACTGGAGACCTGATCAATCGTCTGCAGCTTTTTCAAAAGCGACTGAAATATGGTCTTCCGACCGAAACCACCATAGCCCTTTACGAGCTTGGCTTTTCGGACCGCGTCATTGCTCAGGATCTTGCCGCATCCCTAAACCTGGCAGCAACCCAGAAGAAGGATCTCGTGAAGGCGCTGAAAAAAGATCGGGACGGAGCCAGGGCGGTGATGGAGAAATACCCAATCTATTTCCAGGAGAGGATGAATGAACTCCTGCAGTAG
- a CDS encoding tyrosine-type recombinase/integrase: MPLTDTAIRNAKPQDRPYKMADEKGLHLLVNKAGKYFRQDYRFGGKRKTLAHGVYPKMTLKEARERRDDAHRLLQNEIDPGQYKKVAKVKQRELLENNFQGIALEWFVKNKHVWTEGHARTIFSRLENNVFPWLGSKPIAEISSPDLLAVLRRMESRGALETAHRVKQICGQVFRYAIATGRAERDPSFDLRGALPPTKPQSMATITDLDKVGQLLRAIDGYEGQLITKCALRLAPLVFVRPGELRHADWAEIDLAKSEWKIPAAKMKMRNTHIVPLSAQAVQILEEIKPLTSEGQYVFPSLRSGSRPMSDNTVLAALRRMGYPKEEMTGHGFRAMASTILHEQGWPDEVIERQLAHAERSKVKAAYNHAQHLPERRRMMQEWADFLVALKKGYIDENGL, translated from the coding sequence ATGCCCCTAACAGATACTGCAATACGCAACGCAAAGCCGCAAGATCGACCATATAAGATGGCCGACGAGAAGGGCCTCCATCTACTTGTAAACAAGGCTGGAAAATATTTCCGGCAGGACTACCGATTCGGAGGAAAACGAAAGACCCTGGCCCATGGGGTCTACCCCAAGATGACCCTCAAGGAGGCGAGGGAGAGGAGGGATGATGCTCATCGACTTTTACAGAACGAAATCGACCCTGGGCAGTACAAGAAAGTCGCAAAGGTGAAGCAACGGGAACTACTTGAAAACAACTTCCAGGGGATTGCCCTCGAATGGTTCGTGAAAAACAAGCATGTCTGGACAGAAGGACATGCGCGAACTATCTTCAGCAGACTCGAGAACAACGTGTTCCCTTGGCTGGGATCGAAGCCGATTGCAGAGATATCGTCACCGGATCTGTTGGCAGTGCTGAGACGGATGGAGAGCAGGGGAGCATTGGAAACAGCCCACCGGGTGAAACAGATATGCGGTCAGGTCTTCCGATATGCCATCGCCACGGGGAGGGCGGAGAGGGATCCATCCTTTGACCTGCGCGGGGCACTACCTCCGACCAAGCCGCAGAGTATGGCCACTATCACGGATCTTGATAAAGTTGGTCAGCTTCTTCGAGCCATTGATGGATATGAAGGGCAACTCATCACCAAATGTGCCTTGAGGTTGGCGCCACTTGTTTTTGTCCGGCCAGGGGAATTAAGACATGCAGATTGGGCGGAAATCGACCTTGCAAAATCCGAGTGGAAAATCCCTGCGGCCAAGATGAAAATGAGGAACACCCACATCGTCCCTCTCTCCGCGCAAGCAGTTCAAATCCTCGAAGAGATCAAGCCGTTGACCAGCGAGGGTCAATATGTTTTTCCTTCTCTTCGTTCCGGCAGCAGGCCGATGAGCGATAATACTGTGTTGGCGGCGTTGCGGCGAATGGGGTACCCGAAAGAGGAGATGACCGGGCACGGTTTCCGGGCGATGGCATCTACCATCTTGCATGAGCAGGGGTGGCCGGACGAAGTGATCGAGAGACAACTGGCTCATGCAGAGAGAAGCAAAGTGAAGGCTGCCTATAACCATGCACAGCATCTACCTGAACGTCGTCGCATGATGCAGGAGTGGGCTGATTTTCTTGTTGCATTAAAAAAAGGCTATATTGATGAAAACGGATTGTAA
- a CDS encoding RepB family DNA primase: MNLATHFPHLPTATTKTDKNDVTDSLANPGVLRCLLKEVLETDESDVTYSSITNNDFLVAIFGLLPGDQRPVTCCFQGHPGKGASGRWFGQSWFSGKTYFSPEANNYFSLARFSPDGEGKYRRQKRNFAALHAVMLDDIGTKAEGLDRLTLSPSWLLETSAGNYQAGYIMSEPVTDGAIAESLVNTIINAGLCDPGSDSPTTRYARLPVGVNGKFDPRFSCRLTGFHPDRRYTVQQIVDGLQLDYRQTSEKAQGKRAVTSKQAGRSTSDEEVFVSRTDENPIIASLKEYGLYIKTQGGGKHEINCPWQHEHTGGIGGGTAYFEPNESFPIGGFKCMHGHCSDRHMRDLREYLGISTTEAKHRDIIRVIPGELARIVDLCERQMANIGRYYQSGGLVVHIVTDPGTRETTVANLAMTAIVRALSSIVCFQKFDKMFKRWVDCDPPERHCKILCDTTTYPHLSVLRGLSRQPYLRNDGSLMSTPGYDQATGMFGVFDEREFHVPPSPTKKDAEKALVDIDSLLDEFSFKTEHDRSAALAAIMTAAIRPSLSQAPMFHVSAPQIASGKSYLTALFAAFVTAVSTSGITFPRDDDECRKLLLATLLPAPSVICFDNLTSDLIPFASLCTALSEEYITGRILGVSKTATVGTRALFLSSGNNVGPIRDMARRTVTITLDPVCETPATRTFINDPVAQVRADRGRFVSLALTIVRAWVEAGRPTTKVKSLATYTDWAALCRQPLLWLGCPDPAFSIFESMAHDPDREALGQLLQAWQASFGDRPVMVREAAISTDVELREAIMDIASERGEINRKRLGKWISRHASRIVDGRRFEKDTASRSAEAWMVKTVTSVSSVFDHPSEKDVERDDTEIVTVRL; this comes from the coding sequence ATGAATCTCGCAACACATTTTCCACATTTGCCAACGGCAACCACTAAAACTGACAAAAACGATGTAACCGATAGCTTAGCTAACCCTGGAGTACTGAGATGTTTATTAAAGGAGGTTCTTGAAACCGATGAAAGCGATGTAACCTACTCGTCCATTACCAATAATGATTTTCTGGTCGCCATCTTCGGGCTGTTGCCTGGTGACCAGCGGCCTGTCACCTGTTGTTTTCAGGGACACCCAGGCAAAGGTGCATCCGGTCGCTGGTTTGGCCAATCTTGGTTCTCGGGGAAGACATACTTTTCTCCTGAGGCAAATAATTACTTTAGTCTTGCTCGCTTCAGTCCTGACGGAGAGGGAAAATACCGCCGTCAGAAAAGGAACTTCGCCGCTCTCCATGCGGTCATGCTGGACGACATTGGGACCAAAGCCGAAGGACTTGACCGGTTGACACTGTCGCCATCATGGCTGCTTGAAACCAGTGCCGGTAACTATCAGGCCGGATACATCATGAGCGAACCGGTAACCGATGGTGCCATCGCTGAGAGTCTCGTCAACACGATTATTAATGCCGGGCTCTGTGATCCCGGTTCCGATAGTCCGACAACCCGATATGCCCGCCTCCCTGTCGGTGTTAATGGCAAGTTTGATCCTCGGTTCTCCTGCCGCCTTACCGGATTCCATCCTGACCGCCGCTATACTGTTCAGCAAATTGTCGACGGACTGCAGTTGGACTACAGGCAAACATCGGAAAAAGCACAGGGGAAAAGGGCAGTAACTTCGAAACAGGCTGGGAGATCAACCTCGGATGAAGAGGTCTTTGTTTCTCGTACCGATGAAAACCCTATAATTGCCTCACTCAAAGAATATGGCCTTTACATTAAGACGCAGGGTGGCGGCAAGCATGAGATTAATTGCCCGTGGCAGCATGAGCACACCGGGGGCATAGGTGGCGGTACCGCCTATTTTGAGCCGAATGAATCATTCCCAATCGGTGGGTTTAAATGCATGCATGGTCACTGTTCCGACCGCCATATGCGAGATCTGCGCGAGTACCTCGGCATCAGCACGACCGAAGCAAAGCACAGGGATATCATTCGTGTGATACCTGGTGAATTGGCTCGGATTGTTGATCTGTGCGAACGTCAAATGGCCAACATCGGCAGGTACTATCAGAGTGGTGGCCTGGTCGTTCACATCGTCACTGACCCCGGCACCAGGGAGACTACGGTTGCCAACCTTGCAATGACCGCTATTGTTCGTGCCTTGTCAAGTATTGTGTGTTTCCAGAAATTTGACAAAATGTTCAAGAGGTGGGTCGATTGTGATCCTCCAGAACGTCACTGCAAGATTCTTTGCGACACGACAACCTATCCGCACCTGTCTGTTCTGAGAGGATTGAGCCGGCAACCGTATCTGCGAAATGATGGTTCCCTGATGTCAACTCCTGGCTACGACCAGGCCACGGGTATGTTTGGAGTGTTTGACGAACGAGAGTTCCATGTCCCCCCATCTCCAACCAAAAAAGACGCAGAAAAGGCTTTAGTGGATATTGATAGCTTGCTCGATGAATTTAGTTTCAAGACCGAACATGATCGCTCTGCCGCCTTGGCTGCGATAATGACGGCGGCCATTCGCCCATCCCTATCACAAGCCCCAATGTTTCATGTCTCAGCGCCGCAAATTGCCTCGGGCAAGAGCTATCTGACTGCGCTCTTTGCTGCCTTCGTTACCGCTGTGTCCACCTCTGGTATTACCTTTCCCAGAGACGATGACGAATGCCGGAAACTACTGCTCGCTACCTTGCTCCCGGCTCCGTCCGTGATCTGCTTCGATAATCTGACCTCGGATCTGATTCCTTTCGCCAGTTTATGTACCGCCCTATCGGAGGAATATATTACGGGACGCATTTTGGGGGTGTCGAAAACGGCTACGGTTGGCACCAGGGCGTTATTCTTGAGTAGTGGGAATAATGTCGGTCCGATTCGCGACATGGCGCGGCGGACGGTCACTATCACCCTTGATCCGGTATGCGAGACGCCGGCAACAAGGACTTTCATTAACGACCCTGTGGCACAGGTAAGGGCTGATCGTGGACGTTTCGTCAGCCTTGCCTTGACAATCGTCCGGGCATGGGTCGAAGCCGGCCGGCCCACAACCAAAGTAAAATCCCTGGCCACCTATACCGATTGGGCCGCCCTCTGTCGTCAGCCGTTACTGTGGCTCGGCTGCCCTGATCCTGCCTTCAGCATCTTCGAATCGATGGCTCATGACCCGGATCGTGAAGCATTGGGGCAGCTTCTGCAGGCATGGCAGGCTTCCTTCGGTGATCGGCCGGTTATGGTTCGAGAGGCAGCGATTTCCACCGATGTCGAACTCCGTGAAGCCATCATGGATATTGCGTCTGAAAGGGGAGAGATCAATCGTAAAAGGTTGGGCAAATGGATCAGTCGGCACGCCAGCCGGATTGTTGATGGCCGCAGATTTGAAAAAGATACCGCCAGCCGTTCGGCCGAAGCCTGGATGGTGAAAACGGTTACATCGGTTTCCTCGGTTTTCGACCATCCGTCTGAAAAAGATGTCGAAAGAGATGACACCGAGATCGTGACGGTGAGGCTATGA
- a CDS encoding ADP-ribosylglycohydrolase family protein, with protein MNSCSRNPDHRPRLSRAQGCLLGQLAGDALGSLVEFQSPEEIHRSYPEGVRELAEGGTWNTIAGQPTDDSEMALLLARMLTERVSYYSDAALQAYQFWLDSDPFDCGMTIATGLRGRPNPDSQANGAMMRISPLGIFGANYPLETVCDWAKQDAALTHPNPVCLQANALFTMAIAHAIASGCEAEKLYQNIKQWAADLAVDPALMEAIHGAAEAPPEDYVQQQGWVLIAFRNALWQLLNAPSLEAGVVDTVMRGGDTDTNAAICGALLGAVYGLDAIPAQWVDRVLNCRPKAGHPGVNRPRPECFWPVDALELAEGLIGRQGALP; from the coding sequence ATGAACTCCTGCAGTAGAAATCCAGATCATCGACCTAGGCTATCTCGCGCCCAAGGCTGCCTACTTGGCCAGCTTGCCGGAGACGCCCTCGGCAGCCTGGTCGAGTTCCAGTCGCCGGAGGAGATCCACCGCAGCTACCCGGAAGGCGTGCGAGAACTGGCCGAAGGCGGCACATGGAACACCATTGCCGGTCAGCCGACGGATGACTCGGAAATGGCGCTGCTGCTGGCCCGGATGCTGACAGAACGCGTGTCCTACTATTCAGACGCCGCGCTTCAGGCCTATCAATTCTGGCTCGACTCCGATCCCTTTGACTGCGGTATGACCATCGCCACTGGATTGCGGGGCCGTCCGAACCCCGACAGCCAGGCCAATGGGGCCATGATGCGGATCAGCCCCTTGGGCATCTTCGGAGCCAACTACCCATTGGAAACGGTGTGCGACTGGGCCAAGCAGGATGCCGCTCTGACGCATCCAAACCCGGTGTGTCTGCAGGCCAACGCGCTTTTCACCATGGCGATTGCCCACGCCATTGCATCTGGCTGCGAAGCCGAGAAGCTCTACCAGAATATCAAACAGTGGGCTGCCGACCTGGCAGTCGACCCGGCTCTCATGGAGGCCATCCATGGGGCTGCCGAAGCTCCACCGGAGGACTACGTCCAGCAACAGGGGTGGGTGTTGATCGCGTTTCGCAATGCCCTATGGCAACTGCTCAATGCCCCGAGCCTTGAAGCTGGCGTCGTCGATACGGTCATGCGGGGTGGCGACACCGATACCAACGCAGCCATTTGTGGGGCGCTACTGGGCGCGGTGTACGGCCTGGACGCCATACCCGCCCAATGGGTCGACCGGGTCCTGAACTGCCGCCCCAAGGCCGGACATCCCGGCGTCAACCGCCCGCGACCAGAGTGCTTCTGGCCGGTGGATGCTTTGGAACTGGCTGAAGGGCTGATTGGCAGGCAAGGAGCGCTTCCATGA